A window from Festucalex cinctus isolate MCC-2025b chromosome 12, RoL_Fcin_1.0, whole genome shotgun sequence encodes these proteins:
- the LOC144031834 gene encoding uncharacterized protein LOC144031834 — MLTPEKSGAQPSTSAQMTFHRTMTSTMGPMQDSLGQSSKEREDRAHSNVRPLVLRQRKLLPKVTLLTLSRTKNVHQPIHPRKKDPKDSGWLEVDEFGWQPTIFPFAAKPGPRDAAAELNSHLPADILELFITDELLQHIVHHTNLDANQSMQKQTDKNCCARILIGPRRSSSMSSSPSLAC, encoded by the exons atgctaacaccggagaaaagtggtgcacaaccgagcacgtctgcacagatgacgtttcatcggacgatgacgtctactatgggtccgatgcaagacagtcttggacagtcttccaaagaacgtgaag atcgtgctcacagcaacgtccgaccgctggttctacgacaaagaaag ctcctacccaaagtgacccttctcacattgagcagaacaaag aatgtgcatcaaccaatacatccaagaaaaaaag atcccaaagattctggctggcttgaagttgatgaattcggctggcagccaaccatcttcccctttgctgcaaaaccaggaccaagggatgctgcagcagagctgaattcccacctgccagctgacatcctggagctcttcatcacggatgaacttctccagcacatcgttcatcataccaacctcgacgcaaatcagtccatgcagaagcagactgacaaaaactgttgcgcacgt ATTCTAATTGGGCCGCGACGTTCCTCCTCCATGTCGTCGTCGCCGTCTTTAGCGTGCTAG